Below is a genomic region from Asterias amurensis chromosome 4, ASM3211899v1.
GCTTGAGTGAACTTTAGTGTagttacaggcctgatacttcacagaggcaacgcaggcggttgcctccatgcgacctggtcattgccttggtgcccttgaaatgctcccgtAGAAATATACAATTCCCTCataagggtgccctttaccaaggagaaaaatgctttggtgctcttgctttttcaaaaaccaagcatacaggcctgagttGGAAGACCTCTAACATGTCTAATAATAATGAAGTCTGCCTTTGTGTGGGGGTTATTATGTAACACCTGAAAGAGGATTACATTGAacctttgtttttaattgattttcagCTGCTGGTGATTTGTGTATTTACCTTTCATTGTTTGGAAGACCTCTTCATCTTTCTCCCCCATGCCTAACATAATGGAGGATTTAGTAATAACATCAGGGTGGACCTTCTTGGCATGAGCAAGCACGGACATAGACTGCTTGTAGTTTGCTCGGGGATCTCGCACAAAACTGGAACAAAAACCAAATTGAAAAAACTTTGAATGCCTCCTTTTActcattcaaattttgcaaacaatttaaGGACTGCTCAGAATACTTCAAAATGATGTCATTTGAATGGATACTTAATTCTACTACCATAATGAGAAATCAGTAAATGTATTTTTAGTGATTGCTTTCTTACAATATGTGTGAGGTGCGCGGCTGAGCAGTCTAGGGCAGTGGACTCAAGTTTTAAAATCTACAAGATGAGGGTTAGAATCCTAGCCTGGTCAGTGGCAACACTAGCCCGGTCAGTCACAAGGTACTTTATCATTATTGCTTTACTCAACCcgggagtacaaatgggtacagGCAAGTGCTGGGGAGTAACCTTttgatggactggcatcctgtccaggggaAATAGAACCATAAATGCCAAGGAAACCAGATAAATACCAGCCTGATGAGTGATATTGCGCGCACATTTAGTCAACTAACGACCAGCAACTTGAACGACTCCTTTGGAAGTCTATTCAACCATCGGTTCCACAGAATTCAACATTCTATTGCCTTCCATGTTTCCGCTATAGTGTTCCTGGATTCCCTCCGTTCTTTACACATATTGGCATGGAACATGCTATTGgtaccagtgaagaaaccatgatCATGAGGCTGTTTCAAAAATGGTTGATGGAAGtagtcaaccactggtcgaccagcctgggtttcgagttaaaatggtcaacctttagtttaCCGTCAACCTACAGTTAACCTTaatgcacactcgaacttgctcatagtATAAGCTGAACTTACATTTGGAGGTTCTCTACAGTTTCAATGTTATGAGCAAACACATCCAGACCAGACAGAGCAACCCTCGCTACGGCTTCCATATCCCCACGGAAGTCTGGTGTTAAACATTCGACCAACATGGAGCTCCTGTTTAACATACAAAGTTTATGAGTTACATTAATCTGTTTACATTAATTGTTCTGCACGATTGGTCCTTACATAAACATAAAAGTTCATGACaactaaattttaaatttttgatccTAACACTAGAAACATTCCTGATCTGTGATTTTCGACCGATACTACAATTTTCATCAgggcagtcaggttggtgtagtggtgtcttgtcTCACCTTTCACATCTGGGACCctagtttgaatcccaccgggCACAACGTGGATCggggtttcagtccctacttgaccaAGTGGGTTTTTTCCTAGAACATTTCTCTGGGGTTTACCTCCCACATTTAAAATTTTATAAATTTCTAAAATTTCTTCTCTTCTCGATTGGCTCTAATTAAAGTAATGAGAATATTATCTAGATCCAGCATGATGACCTGGAAGTAAAATAAGTGACCTTGTAGACACGTGATTCTAACACTGCATCATAGACTCCTGGGAGTTTGCGCCAACCCCTGTCCTGGTTCAGGGATGGTCTAAGTTGTGGTGTTAGGATCGCGTGTCGGCAAGGTTACATATATATACTGGGTCATCTTGCTAATGAAGACAGTAGTAAAACAAATTCCAGTGCTGTGATTAAGAGTTTAAGAATAATGGCAATAATTTAATCACAAGAATAATGGATTGGCAgacagggaaaaggaaaagagtTAGAGTGGACAGAGAAGAAGATAGAGAGATGGAATCAGGGTATATGCAGGAACAGCATGGACAAGAACtacaagaaatagaaatgaatggcattTACAAGAAGAGGGCTACGTCTTACActagatgatgatgatgatcaaaAGTTAAACATTTAGTTGTATTGAATTACCAAAACCAATTCTAGAGAGCTGATTAAGCATAAAATTAAACTTAGCACAAAAAACTTTGCTTACAAccaaaggttaccagccaaaatattatGTCTTTCAGCATTAGTGACTGGTTCCCAAATTGTTTTTGCTTGGCAgctttatgcttaagcagctctatgaaatcgggacCATGAAATTGGAACAATTTTACTTCTGCATAATTGATGTGTAACATGCAATTCGACATTATAAATTGTAGGATAAGATAACCAAACATTGGAAACAATGTCTAACTGTATGCCTTTTTAAATCATAACTACTTCTAAACACTTGCCTCTTTTTAAGTTCTATGACAGTCTGAGCAAAATGGGCTGAGCCTCCATCTGGCAAATCTAGGAACAAAAAATGTACATCAATAATACCAGGAAATTAAAAGTAACTGTCTGAATATATcctaatttgtttattattatgaggttataaaccacaaaaggaaactgactaggtTAAGTCAAGATGATTTGGggttaaataaagaaaaaattagCTGAGTTTGAATCAATGACCTCTGGTTTAATGTGGCCGCACTTTACCAACTGATCTCTCTAgctctatgttggcagtctctctATTTGGTCAACATCTTTCTTTGTGGATGCAAGTCAGCAGCCACATAATTACCACCTGATGTGTAGCCAGTCATCATTCCAAAGTTTACAAACAAACCTGGGAATAGGCAACCAGGTATCACCTTAAAGGAGCATGACTTATAATCTCATTTTAACGGAAAACTGACTTGGCAAATTTGAGATGACTTGGAATTCACAAAGGGGAAATgcctagagcaggatttgaaccaacatcCTCTGGTTTAACATCCTTTTACTTTTTCTCCATTTCtcttttgaagaacaaaaacactCTTTACATATAACTTCAGAACAAGGCTGCTTGTCTTGTGTTTGCCTGTGGCAGAGAACAAAATTCCTCTGACCTGCTGAGATCTTTTCACTGGCTGCCAGTACGaaaagaaccaaaaaaaaaatccttctgCATGTTCACAAATGTCTTCATGGTCATGCACCATAATACCTCACAGAAAACTTTAGTTATCCTCTACAATACTGGTCATTCTGAAGACCGTAGAAGGCTCTGCTCCAAAAAAAAGGCTCAAGACAATCTATTCTTCAATGCAGCTCATAAGTTTTGGAACCAACTGCCCTGTGACGTCAGAGAAGCAGTGTCTACTTCGTTCTTCAAGCAGTCtctcaaaacgtttttgtttcccACTGAGAGCAACAGTAGTTTTCTTTTGCTATGTTTTTTacttatgttattttgtttttcttgtgaggCGCTGTGTTCTTTGTAGAGCGCCATAGAAATGTTGactatactattattattattattataactgaaTATCACTCAAACAATGCAAGCTATTATACAACATGATATCAAAATGATCAATACATAAATGAAGCGAGAAACATTCCTACCATCTCTGTCTACAGATGTAAGAACAACATAGTCCAGTCCCCAGTCAGATATAGCTGTGGCAGTGTTGACTGGTTCATTAGGATCAGGAGGTGGTGGCTTTCTAGCAGTCTTCACTGAGCAAAACCTACACCCTCTTGTGCACGTATCTCCAAGAAGCTGTAAACAACAATTATAAATTTCAAATAACTTTCCACTTAAATGCACTTCGAGGAATCAATTACATTGGCATTATTGTGCCTTAAAAACAAAGGTTGCTGTGATGGCACAAATATATTATTTGGCTAATGCAGGGATCTAATTTgggtgtttttaaaatgtaatgtttgtttgtttttctataagtatcaaatttgaatctttttagtgcacacatggaaagcaattttcactttttacttgtaatctgtgatgaaataaataaattgattgattgattgactatCCAGCAAACTTCAGTACAGCGCTTACAGTAGCTAAAGGTTTTACTGGACCAGACAAATTTGTATAATGCTTCAACACTCAACCGAATTTAAAGATATTTATACACAGTTTAAATTGGAAATGCAGTGAGATGTTCATACCCCAAAACACCAGACCCTCTTATTTGTGCGGTTGTAAGTTTACTCGTCTGAAATTAAAACCACTGGCCTGTGGTTCAGTAATAATTTTGGTAAATATCCTTACCATGATAGTTGCTGTGGCTGTTTGATGTTCACCTCCTCCCCAACACTCTCCTATGTTAGGACATCTTGCCTCTTCACAAACCTATGGGATATTTCAAACAATGTATTAAAGTCAAATTTACCTAatttaaatttaacaataaaaatagtGGCTTCTCATATAGtgctcatatctgtcactcagtcaTGTCAGTCACGCTCACGGCACTTTAATACCTAGTATTTCCCTGCAAGGTTTGTGTGACTACGATTGCAttattatgagacctactctttgtacacagcaccatgtaatgttttacatgtTGCTGTgtcgcaatatgcagccaatcaaaccaatcAAAAGCCATTTGGGGAACCCCCTATTTTTTTGATAAcagtactgggttcttttacttgcgttaggccatccgaaggacaaagcatcatggttacGTGTCTTTAAGGAGACTGTTCATAAAACTAAAGATGGACAGTTTTACATATAAAATGCAAACTCTTCTCAGAAAAACTTAACAGTATCTTGCACAGAAAACTTTGCAATGTGTTGTCCTAGATTACTCCTTTTGTGTGAAGATTGCTCAACATGTACAAGACTTAAATTAGTGCTCACTGTATTAAGATTTAGTCCACGCAAACTTTCTTTGATTCTGTTGTAGTTCTTCCCAACTGGAATCTCTGTCTTCAACCATGGTGGTAGCCTCAATCTAAAAAATAAACCAGACAGTGTTAGTGTACACACACATCACTAAATTGTATCTGTATCCACTTTCTGATATAAGTTTGATCAAACAATTAGacacttttgaaatgatttgcgccaatacatgtacatcttacaagttctgaacaaattaaaggcactggacactatttgtagtaactcaaaataatttttagtataatagcttacttggtaagagcaatgaagagctgttggtaacataaaacactgtgagaaacggctccctctatagtaggcctgggcgaattattcgaatatccggttaatggcgaataggttttcctatccgtaaacgcgaatgccttttttttcttaaccggatatccgcatagggcgcgaatagctatttataaaccggatagttatgtaattacaaccgagtaaccggatattctttaatatccgaatatccgcggacgtcgggcgacaactgatatgaatgatttgtctgaatccttatgaaacttctattaagacagcataaaacagcataaattaagtattaaactatgctcacctccgtgaagagttaaaacaatgacatttctgacgtaatttgttcaaagattacaaaagttttccttcacgtagagtgaatcacgatcaaaagaaaaagcaaatcgccatctttatattagatccggtcatttttatgaatgaaccgagtgacactgtctaaaactaatatcaatccacccataagatctcattcacaaacgaacagcgccctctagcggtgaaaaaactattcgaatatccggttaatttcggatagttggccagcggtatccaaataacaaaatttcactattcgcccagcactactctatagtaacatagtttttgaaaaagaagtagtttctcactcaaataataaaatacagtAGTCTAAGTATATTGAGTAAGGAAGAGTTACTCATTCTAGCTTAAAACTAGCCTTAAGtgtttaatatctcctaggactagtcctaagtttaggagtagtcctaactctgtgtgaaatcgaccccagtgcctttaagatacttttatgaaaagaatcagtacAGTAACACAAACCCAAAGTTGTTGATTTTAACAGCAACCTCTGTTACCTTTTCATTCCCTTCTCTTTGACCAGTTTTCCATCATAGCCATCACTTCCCGTATCAGTT
It encodes:
- the LOC139935929 gene encoding lipoyl synthase, mitochondrial-like; the encoded protein is MAANRAMYTSSRLTSFVFRCSNVKPCSRRFASLSNEQKERLAQGPSLGDFISEDLKATDTGSDGYDGKLVKEKGMKRLRLPPWLKTEIPVGKNYNRIKESLRGLNLNTVCEEARCPNIGECWGGGEHQTATATIMLLGDTCTRGCRFCSVKTARKPPPPDPNEPVNTATAISDWGLDYVVLTSVDRDDLPDGGSAHFAQTVIELKKRSSMLVECLTPDFRGDMEAVARVALSGLDVFAHNIETVENLQIFVRDPRANYKQSMSVLAHAKKVHPDVITKSSIMLGMGEKDEEVFQTMKDLRAVGVECVTLGQYMQPTRRHLKVSEYVTPDKFAYWEKVGNKLGFAYTASGPLVRSSYKAGEFFLKNLLEKRRESNDSPSTS